In one window of Pseudomonas chlororaphis subsp. chlororaphis DNA:
- a CDS encoding efflux transporter outer membrane subunit — MSLKVFLPSLLALALSACAVGPDYQTPTTEAAHIAAAADGAAGQKNFDRARFEGIWWQQFDDPVLNQLVTKSLQGNRELRVAFARLRAARAIRDDASNDAMPTITSRASSDLAKGQIPGQTTRRVNSERYDLGLDMAWELDLFGRIQRNLEASEADQQAAEADLYQLQVTMIAELVDAYGQLRGAQLREKIALANLDNQQESRKITESLRDAGVGDQLDVVRADARLAAVEASVPQLQAEQVRQRNRIATLLGERPDKLSVDLKPAQLPAIAKALPIGDPGELLQRRPDILSAERQLAAATARIGVAKADLFPRVSLSGFLGFTAGRGSQIGSSAANAWALGPSITWAAFDLGSVRARLRGANADADGALATYEQQVLLALEESENAFSDYGKRQQRLISLIRQSESSRAAADLAEIRYREGTVDFLVLLDAQRERLAAEDSQAQAEVDLYRGIVAIYKALGGGWQPETVASK; from the coding sequence AGCTTGCTGGCACTGGCCCTGAGCGCCTGTGCCGTGGGCCCGGACTACCAGACCCCGACCACCGAGGCGGCCCATATCGCGGCCGCCGCCGATGGCGCCGCGGGCCAGAAGAATTTTGACCGCGCGCGCTTCGAAGGCATCTGGTGGCAGCAGTTCGACGACCCGGTGCTCAACCAGCTGGTGACAAAGTCCCTGCAGGGTAACCGTGAATTGCGCGTGGCCTTCGCCCGTCTGCGGGCCGCCCGGGCGATCCGCGACGACGCCAGCAACGATGCGATGCCGACCATCACCAGCCGCGCCAGCAGCGATCTGGCCAAGGGTCAGATCCCTGGGCAGACAACCCGCCGGGTCAACAGCGAACGCTACGACCTGGGCCTGGACATGGCCTGGGAGCTGGACCTGTTCGGCCGCATCCAGCGCAACCTGGAAGCCAGCGAAGCCGACCAGCAGGCCGCCGAGGCCGACCTCTATCAGCTGCAAGTCACCATGATTGCCGAGCTGGTGGACGCCTACGGCCAACTGCGCGGCGCCCAGCTGCGGGAAAAGATCGCCCTGGCCAACCTGGACAACCAGCAGGAGTCGCGCAAGATCACCGAAAGCCTGCGTGACGCCGGCGTCGGCGACCAGCTCGACGTGGTCCGCGCCGATGCGCGCCTGGCCGCGGTAGAGGCCAGCGTGCCGCAACTGCAGGCCGAACAGGTGCGCCAGCGCAACCGTATCGCCACCCTGCTGGGCGAGCGCCCGGACAAGCTCAGTGTCGATCTCAAGCCCGCGCAGTTGCCGGCGATTGCCAAGGCCCTGCCGATCGGCGACCCGGGCGAACTGCTGCAACGGCGTCCCGACATCCTCAGCGCCGAACGCCAGCTGGCCGCCGCCACCGCGCGGATCGGCGTGGCCAAGGCCGACCTGTTCCCGCGGGTCAGCCTCAGCGGCTTCCTCGGCTTTACCGCCGGCCGTGGTTCGCAGATCGGCTCCTCGGCCGCCAATGCCTGGGCCCTGGGCCCGAGCATTACCTGGGCGGCCTTCGACCTGGGTAGCGTGCGCGCCCGCCTGCGGGGCGCCAATGCCGACGCCGACGGCGCCCTGGCGACCTACGAGCAGCAAGTGCTGCTGGCCCTGGAAGAGTCGGAAAACGCTTTCAGCGACTACGGCAAGCGCCAGCAACGCCTGATCTCGCTGATTCGCCAGAGCGAGTCGAGCCGCGCCGCGGCCGACCTGGCAGAGATCCGCTACCGCGAAGGCACCGTCGACTTCCTGGTGCTGCTCGACGCCCAGCGCGAACGCCTGGCCGCCGAAGACTCCCAGGCCCAGGCCGAGGTCGATCTGTACCGTGGCATCGTCGCCATCTACAAGGCCCTGGGTGGCGGCTGGCAGCCTGAGACGGTGGCCAGCAAGTAA